In a single window of the Streptomyces sp. NBC_00285 genome:
- a CDS encoding lysozyme, which produces MPVHRPGPISARRLFLVGLLLTALSLLHLPASTADSSEKPGVSESAEATATPARGSARMGMGVVTHDGRGGLPTGTRAAAQAEGVDVASYQGNVSWSTLWNSGVRWAYTKASEGTYYTNPYFGQQYSGAYGVGMIRGAYHFATPDTTSGATQANYFVDHGGGWSQDGRTLPGVLDIEWNPYGDACFDKSQSAMVTWIRDFLNQYRARTGRNAVIYTATSWWTQCTGDYGGFASAHPLWIARYASTAGTLPAGWNTYAMWQYTSSGPTVGDHDRFNGGLDRVQELANG; this is translated from the coding sequence ATGCCCGTGCACAGACCCGGACCGATATCCGCCCGGCGCCTCTTTCTCGTCGGACTCCTGCTCACCGCGCTCTCCCTGCTGCACCTCCCCGCCTCGACCGCCGACTCCTCCGAGAAACCCGGAGTGTCCGAGTCCGCCGAGGCCACCGCCACCCCGGCCCGCGGCTCCGCCCGCATGGGTATGGGCGTCGTCACGCATGACGGCCGGGGCGGTCTTCCCACCGGCACCCGCGCCGCCGCCCAGGCGGAGGGCGTCGACGTCGCCAGCTACCAGGGCAACGTCTCCTGGTCGACCCTGTGGAACAGCGGGGTCCGATGGGCGTACACCAAGGCGAGCGAGGGGACGTACTACACGAACCCGTACTTCGGCCAGCAGTACAGCGGCGCCTACGGCGTCGGAATGATCCGGGGCGCCTACCACTTCGCCACCCCCGACACCACGAGCGGCGCAACGCAGGCGAACTACTTCGTCGACCACGGCGGCGGCTGGTCCCAGGACGGCAGGACGCTGCCCGGCGTGCTCGACATCGAGTGGAACCCGTACGGCGACGCCTGCTTCGACAAGAGCCAGAGCGCGATGGTCACCTGGATCCGTGACTTCCTGAACCAGTACAGGGCGCGGACCGGCCGGAACGCCGTCATCTACACGGCCACCAGCTGGTGGACCCAGTGCACCGGCGACTACGGCGGCTTCGCCTCGGCCCACCCGCTGTGGATCGCGCGGTACGCGTCGACCGCGGGGACGCTCCCGGCGGGCTGGAACACGTACGCCATGTGGCAGTACACCTCGTCCGGACCGACGGTCGGCGACCACGACCGCTTCAACGGAGGACTCGACCGGGTGCAGGAACTCGCCAACGGCTGA
- a CDS encoding MarR family winged helix-turn-helix transcriptional regulator — MHEEGNGGGRRGGAEASPGGVDQPGFLALERELTVLLRRARANQGEMAREVHPDLETAAYGLLVRLDECGRQRATELAGYIGVGKATMSRQLRALEELGLVTREPDPADGRAWLVDLTEEGRSRVKRVRDARRARYAGRLAHWDSDEVTELARLLHQLNRGMER, encoded by the coding sequence GTGCACGAAGAAGGAAACGGCGGCGGGCGCAGGGGTGGCGCCGAGGCGTCACCGGGCGGTGTGGACCAGCCCGGATTCCTGGCTCTCGAACGGGAGTTGACCGTTCTGCTGCGACGTGCGCGGGCCAATCAGGGGGAGATGGCCCGCGAGGTCCACCCCGACCTGGAGACGGCGGCCTACGGTCTGCTCGTCCGTCTGGATGAATGCGGCCGTCAGCGAGCCACCGAACTGGCCGGCTACATCGGCGTCGGCAAGGCCACGATGTCGCGCCAGCTGCGGGCCCTGGAGGAACTGGGCCTGGTCACCCGCGAGCCCGATCCGGCGGACGGTCGTGCCTGGCTGGTCGACCTCACGGAGGAGGGCCGCTCCCGGGTGAAACGCGTCCGCGACGCACGGCGGGCCCGGTACGCGGGCCGACTGGCGCACTGGGACTCCGACGAGGTCACCGAACTGGCACGCCTGCTGCACCAGCTGAACCGGGGAATGGAGAGGTAG